A genomic region of bacterium contains the following coding sequences:
- the rpsG gene encoding 30S ribosomal protein S7, producing MPRRGKIVKRAPVADPILGNPLATRFINSLMEKGKKSLAESIFYGALNQAGEKLGKEPGEVFSKALKNVTPLVEVKPRRVGGATYQVPVEVKHERGTALAIRWLITNSRKRSGKPMIEKLALEMGEAFQGTGPSVKKKEDTHKMAEANKAFAHYRW from the coding sequence ATGCCGCGTCGCGGAAAAATCGTCAAGCGCGCCCCGGTGGCGGATCCCATCCTCGGGAATCCGCTCGCTACGCGTTTCATCAACAGCCTCATGGAGAAGGGCAAGAAGAGCCTCGCCGAGAGCATCTTCTACGGCGCCCTGAACCAGGCCGGCGAGAAGCTGGGCAAGGAGCCCGGTGAAGTCTTCTCGAAGGCCCTCAAGAACGTCACCCCCCTCGTCGAGGTCAAGCCTCGCCGCGTGGGTGGTGCCACCTACCAGGTGCCGGTCGAGGTCAAGCACGAGCGCGGCACGGCGCTCGCCATCCGCTGGCTGATCACCAACTCCCGCAAGCGCAGCGGCAAGCCGATGATCGAAAAGCTCGCGCTCGAGATGGGTGAGGCCTTCCAGGGGACCGGTCCTTCGGTCAAGAAGAAGGAAGACACCCACAAGATGGCTGAGGCTAACAAGGCGTTCGCCCACTACCGCTGGTAG